In one Hymenobacter sp. DG25B genomic region, the following are encoded:
- a CDS encoding DUF58 domain-containing protein — translation MLSPELLHALKNLPLAARQAAEEFMHGQHESRQRGSGLEFSQYRPYQPGDDLRRLDWRLAARSDRYYIRESEVEASLTVHLLLDATASMNHRDDNGLTKLDYARLVLAALAYLAQQQGDAVALTILHPAGLQHIPARNDTRQLARIFHALEQTTAQGQFPEPPALASLAATRRRSLTICVSDLYEAEGEIMDLLVRLRAATGEVLLLHLLAHNEQHFTFRGSLTMEDLETGRTLQLDADQQRTTWQQNLTAWLRDTASNARRQGFDYHLLTTNEPLTRAMREFLHRRRFLLR, via the coding sequence ATGCTTTCCCCCGAACTCCTGCATGCGCTGAAAAACCTGCCGCTGGCTGCCCGGCAGGCCGCGGAGGAGTTTATGCACGGGCAGCATGAAAGCCGGCAGCGCGGCTCGGGGCTGGAGTTCAGTCAGTACCGCCCCTACCAGCCCGGCGACGACCTGCGCCGCCTGGACTGGCGCCTGGCCGCCCGCTCCGACCGTTACTACATCCGCGAGTCGGAAGTGGAAGCCAGCCTTACGGTGCACCTGCTGCTGGATGCCACCGCCAGCATGAACCACCGCGACGATAACGGCCTGACCAAGCTGGATTACGCCCGGCTGGTGCTGGCTGCCCTGGCTTACCTGGCCCAGCAGCAGGGCGACGCCGTGGCCCTGACCATTCTGCACCCGGCCGGGCTGCAGCACATTCCGGCCCGCAACGATACCCGGCAGCTGGCGCGCATTTTTCACGCTCTGGAACAAACCACGGCCCAGGGCCAGTTTCCCGAGCCCCCGGCCCTGGCATCTTTGGCCGCCACGCGCCGCCGCAGCCTGACCATCTGCGTCAGCGACTTATATGAGGCCGAAGGAGAAATCATGGACCTGCTGGTTCGCCTGCGCGCCGCCACCGGCGAGGTTTTGCTTTTGCACCTGCTGGCCCACAACGAGCAGCACTTTACTTTCCGCGGCTCCCTGACCATGGAGGACCTCGAAACCGGCCGCACCCTTCAGCTGGATGCCGACCAGCAGCGCACCACCTGGCAGCAGAACCTGACCGCCTGGCTGCGCGACACGGCCTCCAACGCCCGCCGCCAGGGCTTCGATTATCACCTGCTGACTACCAACGAACCGCTGACCCGTGC